The genomic region TTTTAATTGCAATATTTAACGGGATAACAGTTTTACAGCTTGTGATTGGTATTTTTATGCTAATTTGCATTGTAGCCGTTAACCTTATCGCGCAAACCTATTCTGATGTTCCCACCGCTTTGTTATATGTTAACAGAGAGGCTGTTTTAGGGGATAAAAGCGGAGAAATAGCGGATTTGGCGGCCAAGTATCAAGATGAAGAAGACGTAAATGTTCTCCCTTCCGATCCTGTGCCTTTTAATAAAACGCCCCGCCCTCCTGAACCCCCTTCACAAGATATATAATTTTGAACCCCGCTTAAAAGCGGGGTTTTTCATATTCTATTATGGAAAAAATTGTTTTATTTATATTAGAAATTTTTATGTGTTTTAATTTATAATTTTCCAAGTTTTGTATTATTTAAATACCAGTACATATTGTAATTTGCACTATTGTATATTTAATAATAATTATTATAATATGAGTATCATATATTTTTGTTTTGAAGAGAATTTAAGGGGTGCTATATGAAAAATAAAATTACTGTCGTGTTAGGGGTATTCTTTTGCCTAGCTTGTGATATTTGGGCGGCGGAATCCATGGAAATGGTTACCTATTATCCCACGCCTTACGCGTCTTATTCCAATGTTCAGGTTAACGACGCTAAAGTCAATCCTGCGGATGCCGCAGGCGCTAAAGTTAAACTTAAAACAGCAGATATAGGCGTTTTGCAAGTTAATGAAAATTTAACTTCGGATATTAAAAAAGTACAGGCCCAGGCTACAAAAACAGGTAAAAGCGCCGCAGCGACGGGTACATTGCAAGTTGAAGGCGAATACCTTAAAATAGCTTCGGGCGGTATACCGCAGGCGCAGGCTGTAAATATAACAAACTCAGCCACGGGCAATGCTTACGCGGCAAATACAATTATGTTAGGCACGGGAACAGGGGCTAAGGTATTTCCTTACGCTAAGGCTGCTGTACCGGGCGCTTCCAACATGGTATGGAGGAGTATTACTTATTATATTGACCCTTCGGACCCTTCAAAAGGCAAGGACACCAAAACATTTTTAGTTATTGACCAGGGGGATGTTGCGCCTACAATATGTGTTGACAAAATTGAAAATGTAAGGGTTTGGGACGGCGTTGCCAAACACCCGCTTTGTCCTGGTGATAACGGAGTAAGCACGTATTACTGCGGTAAGGATAAACAGTTTGTAGGAACGTGTACAAACGTCTTTAAAACCGTTTCCGATGTTGTCCGCTCAAGAGACTCTTTGGGCAATGGTGTGGACACCCTTGACGGAGACAGGGAAAAAAAATATGTTTGTTCCGAATCTAAATGGGGGTATGACGTTTACAGGGAAAACGGTAATTTGGTAAGAGATTATGTAGGCTGTGCTTCGAGTTCAGATTCTATAGTTATGGCAAGGGATGTTACCTGCTGTGATGACGGTACCTGCCAACATGAATACTCAACTTGGAATACCGTAGCGGACGGCGGAACTCCTTCCGCTGATACTTGCGACGGCAACAAAAACGCTGAATTTACCTGCGGACAAAACGGAAATTTCCCCAAAACATGTTATGACTTTAACGGGACAAAACAGGTTCCCGTAGGAATACCCGTTACTACAGGCACGCTTCTTGCTAATCAATACACAACGCTAAGTAGTCCCAGTTTTGCATCTATGGCCAGTTATCATTCCAAAGGCCAGCCTTATGATTTAGAAGAATATGCCATTTACAATACAGATCATACTAAAAACCCATATTTAAAACAATTAGTGGATTTAATCAATGATTATGTATGGTATAAAAATGATTTGGATAGGTTTTGCAGCGAATATTGCCAAATAAAAATGGCTAGCCATCCTTCCACGCAAAGAGATAAACACGGTAATCTCGCATGCGGCGATCCAGAAATGAAGTTTATCGGTTTTATTGATAAGCGATGGACAAATAATTATGCCACATGGGAATATTCGGGCGTTTTGGTAAGGTGTGAAAGCACTTCCGAAAAAAGGACCGATCACAAATACAGAACAGTAAAATGCTGTAACAAATAAACGGGCGGATAAAGTATTGTTTTGCTTTAGTTGTATAAATAAAATAAGTAATAAGAAATATAATTATACCCCCCTGCCGTAAGGCGGGGGGTATTTAAATAAATAATAAAAAAATCCCCGCTTTTAGAGAGGAGGGTTTATTAATATGCAATAAAAAAGCCATTTTTGCGTTTAATATTAGATAATATTTTGATATGATGTCATTAGCTGTAATGTGTAATTTGTAAATTTCACAAAAGAAGGAAAGTTTTTTTATTTTAGTTATGCTTATTAATGTTAAAAAACATTTGTATAAAAGTGATTCAAGGTAATAAGTTTTTGATCCTAAGAAAAAGGATAATAAATATGAAAAATAAAGTAGCTGCATTTATATCAGCAGGGTTATTGTTAAGCGGTAACATTTGGGCGGCGGAATCCATGGAAATGGTTACCTATTATCCCACACCTTACGCTGCTTATTCTAACGTTCAGGTTAACGACACTAAAGTTAACCCTTCTAACGCTTCAGGCGCTAAAGTTAAACTTAAAACAGCCGATATAGGCGTTTTAAAAGTTAATGAAAATTTAACTTCGGATATTAAAAAAGTACAGGCCCAGGCTACAAAAACAGGTAAAAGCACATCCTCAACAGGTACATTGCAAGTTGAAGGCGAATACCTTAAAATAGCTTCGGGCGGTATACCGCAGGCGCAGGCTGTAAATATAACAAACTCAGCCACGGGCAATGCTTACGCGGCAAATACAATTATGTTAGGCACGGGAACAGGGGCTAAGGTATTTCCTTACGCTAAGGCTGCTGTACCGGGCGCTTCCAACATGGTATGGAGGAGTATTACTTATTATATTGACCCTTCTGACCCTTCAAAAGGCAAAGACACCAAAACATTTTTAGTTATTGACCAGGGGGCCGTAACCGTTTGTCAGGAAAATTATGGCGCCGAGCAGTCGCTACCCTCCGCAGGGACAGATACTTGTGACGGTAATAATACATCTAAATTTACTTGCGCCGGCACAGGCAAAGATAATTGTACTGATGTTTACAAAGCCTCTTATGTAGCAAAAAGGATAAATATCGGCGTTTTGCTTAACTGCCATTATTCACCGGTATTTTATTCCCGCCCCGCTTGTAACGGTGATTATAACCAGGACTGTTACGAAGGTAATTTAACAAATAACGGCTGGAACCCTGTAACATATGCTTCCGCAGGAGAATCACAGCGTTATGTAAAGTGCAATCCTATTTCGCATGAATATTATGAAGGCGGTTCATTTAATTTACAACCACAGGCAGATACGGCCGAGGCGAGATATTTATGGTGGGACGGCGGCAAAAGGCTTGGCGGTGAGGTTGTGGGCTATCCCAACGCGTCTTCTGATAATCCAATATACCTGCAGCCCGGAGAGTACGGGTATACTCCAAATCCTGAGGATGATTGGGGATATGGTGACAATTGGTATAGATTTGGCAAAACACCTACGTGCGACACTTCAAAAACAGACCAACAGATATGTGATTCTAACTGTAGCGGCAGTTCATGCAACTATAAATGTATAGTGAATAAAACTGTACCTAGTTGTCCTTCTGCAAGGTACAAATACTGTTGGGGAAAATGCTCCCCCACAAGATTTACATGCCAAAATTCAGCCGGCAGCGGGGTTATGTTAACTTGTTCAGCTGGTTCGGGCAGCGGATATTATTCCAGGAAAGTTACTTGTTGCGGTTCGGCTTCATGTTCCGCCCCTCAGGTGGATGTAAGCGGAGTATGCAAAACACCGTGCGGTTCAACATGCCCTTCAGGCCAAAAAAAATCAGGGATGCAATATTCTGAAGACGGAGCCTGTTGTGTAGCTAAAACAGCTTGCCCTGCTACCTGCCCTTCCGGACAGGATAGGACAGGCGTTGCTTACACTGAAGACGGCGCCTGCTGTCAGGCTAAAAAATTAAAAGTATCTCATGGCGTTACTGAAGGCATACAAACCTGCGCTACTGATGAAATAGTCAATACGTCTATGTGCAGCAACACAGTTATAAAAATATGTAACGGCACTGTTTCAGAAGGGCTGCCCCGTTTTGCAAGCGGCGATATAAAAGCTAAAGCCTGCACAGCCCGTACAAACGCGGAATGCAGCAACGCACGTTATTACCAAGGGCAGGTTTCGGATGTTTGTAACGGCTATTTATCCTCTTTATATCCGCCGTGTTCTTCAGATTTCAGCACTATGTGCGATAATAAATATGAAGGATACAGATGCACAGAAAGTACTTCTTTGCAAAACCAAAACGGCGTGTGGATGCAGCAATGCGCTATTAACGGATCATGTATAAATACCCCTTATGGATATATAGATATGTATTCATACGGTGAAAACAGAGTAGGTATATGGTACGCTGAGTGCGTGTATTAACAAGCGGTATAAAGAATAATAAGTTTTATAAACAACAACATCCCCCGACTATGCCGGGGGATGTTGTTGTTTTAGTTTTAAAAAGCTTTGTTTAATTTTGCTTTAACCCAGGCAAAATAATGTTTTCTTTCAATAGTTATTCTTTTTATAGGAGCTTCTGTATTAAGCGGCAGTTCATTAATGCCCGGAACTCCGCAAAATAAAAATTTGTAGCCTGATTTAAAAACAAGTTCCCGCGTGCGCGCGCTTGGCTGTGTTTCGCCGGGGGGGAGAAAGGCGTAAATTTCTTTGCCGAACTTTTGCTCAAACCTGAACTTGCTTTCTTTTATTTCATGTTCAGCTTCTTCGTAGGAAGCGTTTTTTAAATTCTTATGCGATAACGAGTGTGACCCAAACCCTACTAAACCTGATTCTAAAAGTTCTTTTATTTGCGTGGAGGTAAGCATATCTTGCCATAATTCTTTGGACGAGTTTTGCCATAAGTTGTATTTATCAATAGCGTCAAAAACAAAAAATATATTCGCTTTAGCTTTTTTTTGTTTAAGAATATCAAGAAGCAGGCAATTGTTTTTAAGGCCGTCATTAAAGGTTATTAACAGCGGTTTTGAAGGCATTTGTGCTGCGCCGTTTTGTATTTCATTCAAATCGTCAAACGTAAGCGTAGTATAGCCTTGCGATAAAATATAATCAAGCTGTTTTTCAAAAACTTCTTTTTCTGTCCAGTTTTGTTTAAATTTTGATTTTTTAGGAGGTTTGCCTATATTATGGTAGCTTAAAACAAGAAGGCCCGTTTTTTTCTTTTCCCACCATTTAAAACGCAGCGTATAGCAAAATGCGGAGGCGGTTATAAAAATTAAAATATAAGCGTATATTGGCATAAATTAAGGTGCTGTATGTATTGAATGCAACAGTCTTTCAAAATTTTCAAAAGCTCTTTGCGGCGTTATTAAAGCCATGCATTCAGGCGTGCAGCCTTTCTCATTAACAGGGCAAAGCCTTTCATCGTGCGGTGTAAGCACGGCGTGGCCTTTGCCGTAAGGCGCCCAGCGTTCGGGCAGGCAGCCTTTTGTATTAGGGTAAAAAGAAAGGGTTTTCTTGCCCAGTGCCGTGGCTATATGCAAAGGACCTGTTGAATTTGAAATAAAAATTTTACACTGGTTTATAACGGCTATAAATTGTGAAAGCGTAATATCGTCCGTCAAAACCAAAGGCTTAAAAGGTTTACATAAACCGGCGGTTTCAGTAAGCAGTTCCTGCTCTGCGGCGGCGCCGGTAAGCATAACCTTTACTTCGGGGTGTTTTGCCATAATTTCACGCACCAGCATTGCATAATTGGGTAAAGGCCATCTAGCGGCCGAGCCTTTTGATCCCGGGTGCACCATGACGGTTATGTCCCTTCTGCCTATGCCGAATTTTTCCTGCAAATAATCTTTGGCTTTAATATCATCTTTTCTGGGTACATAAATTTTGGGCTTTGCGGGATGGTAATAAACAAATAAAGGTTTTAAAAGGTCAAGGTTATATTCCGCCTCGTGCTTTAAATCTTTGGAGCGGTGCTGCCTTATCCTTTTTGTTAAAAGTACAGCCCATATTTTAGATACGGGGCCTATTCTTACCGATATTCTGGCTAAAAATGTAAGCCAGGCGACAAAAGTGTTAAGGAAAAAAATTATGGCGACGTCAAATTTTTTAGCTCTTATTTCGGCTAAAGTTTTAAAAAAAGATTTTACTGTTATAATTTCGTCTATTTCGGGATTGTTTTTTATAACATCCGCCGCATAAGCGGAAACAAGCACGGCGATATACGCATGCGGGAAATTTTTCCTAAGCACGGAGATCGACGGGGTTATTGAAATTAAATCGCCTATTCGGTCAGTTCTTATAAGCAAAAACTTTTTTTGCATAATGAAATTATTTTACCATTTTTAATACGCCGCTGCTTTAACGTACGGCATATTTACCCAGCGGGGATTGTATGTTTTTAATTAAATACGGGGCTTTGCCGCTAAAGCCCCGTAAAAGGTGATAAGGTTTTAGTGTGATTATTAAAATTCCGGATCTTTTGTTACCATAACTTCCATCATTTTATGTCTGCGGAATTTGCGCGGTTCCATTATCATGCCGTCGGCCAAAATCCGGTCGTTGGTAAATATAGGGCGGCCGAGTTTCTTTTTGGCCCATTCCTCAACAGTAATTTCGTAAGGCATATTAGCCGACGCTATTAAATCAAGCTCTTCGTAAATATCTCTCATTTTTGAAGTCGCGCTTGCCACTATACCGCTGCCGAACTTGCGTATATAGGAGGGGAAGTAATCGTACTCATCCTCAATTTCGCCTACAAGCTCCTCAAAAATATCCTCAAGCGTGATTATGCCCGTAATAGTTTTATCCGCCTGTTCATTATCATCAATAACAAGGCTTATATGCTGGTGCTCGCGCGTCATTCTTTGCAGTGCGGTTGAAATCATTGTGTCGCCGTCTAAACGCATGATGGGGCGCATGATTGAACGGGCTGTTGTTTCTTTTCCGCTCGAAATTTTTGTTGAAAAGAAAATATCTTTAAAATTTAAATATCCTATTATAGTTTGCCTGTCGTCTTCAACATCGCATACGGGAAACCTGGTATGCATATCCAAATGCGCTTTTATAAGAGTTTGGGAAATATTATCATTAGCGTATAAAACGTAAACCTGGTCTATAGGCAGTTGTATTTCTTTAATTTTGCGCACGTTAAACATGGCCGACGCAAGCACTATTTTTTCCTCGGTTTTGCCGAATAATCTTGAGGATGATGCTATCGCGGTAGCCGCCCTTAAATCTTCCATAGCGGCTTTTTGCACGGCTTTAGGGTCATTGGCGGAGTGATGGGAAATACTTTTCTTAGTTAAACGCCCGACAATAGCTTCCATAAGCCTTACTAACGGAAACATTATTTTGTAAGCCACTCTCATTACCGGTGAAAGGGTTAAAACCACAAATTCTTTGTTTTTAATAGCGAATGTTTTTGGCGTAAGCTCCGCGAAGACAATGGTTACAAAACTTAAAGGAATAACAACTAAAAGTACGGACAAGGAGTCCGCCAAACGTTTAGATATGTTAAATGCGTTTTGGAGTATGGGGGATAAAGCCTCATCAGAGCTGGCCCCGCCCGCAGCCGCAGCTAAAGCGCCTACAAGCGTTATGCCTATCTGTACTACGGCGAAGCTGCCTTCAATGTGGTCCTTCATAAAAAGGGCCGAGGCCGCGCCTTTTCTGTTTTCCTGCGCTAAAATTGATAATTTTGTTCTTGAAACGGAAGCCAAGGCCATTTCATACGCAGCTAGAAGGGCGTTTAAGATTAACATCAGTATTATTACTATTAGGACCATATATATATAATACCAAAAAATAAAAGATTATTTAGGCGCGGAGGGTGTTTGTCCGAGCGCTTAAATTTTATATCATTACTTTATGAATGAACTGCAACGCTTTGATTGTGAGATACTGCAAAAAAATTCCTGCGCTTTAATAGGCATTGATGAAGCAGGCCGCGGCCCGCTTGCCGGCCCGGTGGTTGCGTGCGCCGTATGTGCGCCTAAAGAAATTTACCATTTATTTGAAGACGTTAACGACAGCAAAAAACTTACCGATGTTAAAAGAGAAAAGATTTATGCCCGTATTAACGGGTATAAAATAGCTTATGGCGTAGGGTTCGCCTCGGCCAAAGAAATAGACGAAATAAATATTTTACAGGCTACATTTTTAGCTATGAGAAGGGCCTGCCAAAAGTTTTTAGATATTAATGAAGCTCTTGCTTTGGTTGACGGCAACCATAAAATAAAAGATTTTCTTTTGCCGCAGCAGACGGTAATTGACGGCGACGCAAAATCCTTTAGCATAGCCATGGCAAGCGTTATAGCCAAAGTTCACAGGGACAGATATATGCGTAAAGCGCATGAACTTTACCCCGTTTACGGTTTTGACGGGCACAAAGGTTACGGCAGCGGTAAACATATAGCCGCAATTAAAGAGCATGGCCCGTGTAAAGAACATCGTATGACTTTTGCTCCTTTAAAAAATTTAAACCAGTTAGAGTTTCTATGAATAAACTTGGCGTTGAATCGGAAAATGCTGCTGCGAATTTCCTTAAAAAAAACGGTTATAAAATAATAGCCCGTAATTATGCCGTACAAACAGGCGAGGTTGACATAATAGCTTCGCAAGGCGGTTTATTAAAACAAAAAACGCTTGTGTTTATTGAGGTAAAAGGGCGCGCTTATAAGGCGTATGGCGGGCCTTTGGCAGCGGTAACAAAAGCTAAGCAAAATAAAATAATTTCCGCGGCGACTATATATGTTAAAGAAAATTTCCCAAAATTTGATAGTATAAGGTTTGACGTTGTAACTGTAGTAGACGGAAAAATTGAGCATATAGAAAATGCTTTTATACCACAGAGAGGAACTTTATGAGCCAATTAGCCAAAGTGAGAAAGATAACAGCGTTTATTAACAAAAAAACAAAAAATTTTAAACCCGAAATAGCTTTAATTACAGGCAGCGGGCTTGCGGGCAGCGTGCCTGAACTTAAAAACAAAACAGTAATTCCTTATAAAAATATACCTGATTTTTTAAACAGCACCGTTTCGGGCCACAGCGGCAATTTAATTTTCGGTACATATAAAGGCAAAAAATTAATGGTTATGCAGGGCCGTTTTCACTATTACGAAGGACATTGTATTAAAGATATAGCCTTAGCTCCGCGCGTAATGGGCATGCTCGGCGTTAAAACTTTAATGGTATCGGCGGCGGTAGGGTCAATTAACGCTAAACTTACGCCAGGTTCTTTAGCAGTGTTATCTGACCATATTAACCTTATGGCAACAAACCCGCTTATCGGTAATTATGACCCGGCTTTCGGGCAGATGTTTGTTGATTTAAGTGAAGCGTATGATAAAAAACTTGTTAAATTAATTTCGTCAAAAGCTAAAAAATTAAAAATTAATAACGCCCCCGCCGTTTATATCGCGGTTACGGGCCCTAATTTTGAAACCCCTTCCGAAATTAAAGCTTTTAGAACTTTAGGCGCCGATGTCGTAGGTATGTCCGTTGTGCATGAGGTTATAGCCTCCAGGCAGGCGGGCATAAAAGTTTGCGGTTGCGCCTGGGTAACAAACCTGGCAAGCGGAATAAGTAAAACGCCGCTCAGCCACGCGGAAACGCTTTCGGAAACTAAAAAAATTGAAGGCAAATTTAAAACCCTTCTTGAAAACGTTATACCTGAAATGTAGGAGATTTTATGAAAAAACTTATAATATTTTTATCCGTTTGTATATTGGGGGCGTGCGCTTCTTTACCGCTGCCCACTTCAAGCGAATATGTGGCCAGGGGTGAAGGTTACCACAGGGACGGCAAACTTGAAAAGGCCGTTAAATCTTTTGACAAGGCTGTTAAAATCAACCCTGGCAACGCGGCGGCTTACGCCTCACGCGGGGCGGCATATTTTTATATGCAAGATTATGAAAAAGCGTCCGAAGATTTTATTAAAGCTATTGATATTGACCCGGCTAATGTGGCGGCTTATTCCGCTTTGGGAGCTTCTATGGCCGCACTGGGGGAAAATGAAAAGGCGCTTTTCTTTATCTCAAAAGCGCTTGAAAATAAACCCGATAACCCCGAATCTTTGCTTTCAAGAGGCAGCATTTTTTTCGCTATGGAAATGTACTCTGACGCTGTAAGGGATTTTAGCCGTGTAATAGAGTTAAGGCCTTGCGTTGACGCTTTTATCGCGAGGGCGGAGGCTTTTAAAGCTCTCGGGTATAACGATTATGCGGAAATTGACATACAGTCCGCCAAATCGGGCCGTTACCCTATGCATTTAAATTCTTTGGTAAATTACTGATTATAAAACAAAAAAATACCGCCCGTTTAAAAACGGGCGGTATTTTTTTACGTATAAATTTTATTTATACTTTGCTGTTGCTTGTTCAAGGTAAGATTTTGCAGCGTCAATACCTCTTTTAATATCGTAGTTTGTAGGGTCAAGCTTTTCGCCTTCTTCCCAAACTTTTAAGGCGCCTTTATAATCGGCTGCATTAAAAAGTCTTAAACCTTCGATATATTTCTGTTCGGCCGCCGCTTTGTTAGGGTCAACAACGACTTCCTGAACTTTAATTTCTTCAACCTCAACAACCTGCTGAGGCATTTCTTCCGCTTCGGTTTTTTTGTTGCCGCCGCAGGCGATAACAAGAGCTGAACCTAAAGCGAGTACTGATAATATTGCTATTTTTTTCATATTCGTCCTCTTCTTTTTTACGTATACTTTAGTATATCAAAAAAAACGTTTTAAAGTAAATTTAAAAAACCTGCGGTTTTAATCAAGAAAGTGATAAATTGTGGCGCCGGCCACGCTTACTTCTTTTCCGTCTATCGCTTTACATGCTCTTGCGCCCCTTTCAGTTTTGGAAATACATCTGTGATTATTTTTCACCGCGGTTGAAAGCCTTATTCCGTATTGGAGCGAAGGATCATTTGTTATATGGCAATAGGTGTATCCTTTGCTGCTTCTGATGGAGCAAAATTGTTTATCATTTATTTTTACGCAATTTGTATTGCGCCCGCCTTCAACGCAGGCATACTGGGCTTGGCCTGAAGGCAGCCGCTATGTCAAGAGCTTCCCAATCGCCGCTGGTAATTGCCGTGTTGTAAAAAATATCTGTTCTGAGCGTCTTTTGCCGTTTTTGCCATTATAACCAAAGCTGATATTCTGCTTTTATTAACGGCTTTTGTATATTGGAGTACGGCTATAGCGGCGAGTATGCCTATAATTAAAACAATTACCAAAAGTTTTATTAAAGTAAACGCTTTTTCATATTTAATATTTATATCATTTTATATTTTGTATTTCAAATATAGCGGCGGGCTTTTTAAAAAGGTATTATATATATATGAAAAAA from Elusimicrobium minutum Pei191 harbors:
- a CDS encoding polysaccharide deacetylase family protein, encoding MPIYAYILIFITASAFCYTLRFKWWEKKKTGLLVLSYHNIGKPPKKSKFKQNWTEKEVFEKQLDYILSQGYTTLTFDDLNEIQNGAAQMPSKPLLITFNDGLKNNCLLLDILKQKKAKANIFFVFDAIDKYNLWQNSSKELWQDMLTSTQIKELLESGLVGFGSHSLSHKNLKNASYEEAEHEIKESKFRFEQKFGKEIYAFLPPGETQPSARTRELVFKSGYKFLFCGVPGINELPLNTEAPIKRITIERKHYFAWVKAKLNKAF
- a CDS encoding glycosyltransferase family 9 protein, with protein sequence MQKKFLLIRTDRIGDLISITPSISVLRKNFPHAYIAVLVSAYAADVIKNNPEIDEIITVKSFFKTLAEIRAKKFDVAIIFFLNTFVAWLTFLARISVRIGPVSKIWAVLLTKRIRQHRSKDLKHEAEYNLDLLKPLFVYYHPAKPKIYVPRKDDIKAKDYLQEKFGIGRRDITVMVHPGSKGSAARWPLPNYAMLVREIMAKHPEVKVMLTGAAAEQELLTETAGLCKPFKPLVLTDDITLSQFIAVINQCKIFISNSTGPLHIATALGKKTLSFYPNTKGCLPERWAPYGKGHAVLTPHDERLCPVNEKGCTPECMALITPQRAFENFERLLHSIHTAP
- a CDS encoding hemolysin family protein; protein product: MVLIVIILMLILNALLAAYEMALASVSRTKLSILAQENRKGAASALFMKDHIEGSFAVVQIGITLVGALAAAAGGASSDEALSPILQNAFNISKRLADSLSVLLVVIPLSFVTIVFAELTPKTFAIKNKEFVVLTLSPVMRVAYKIMFPLVRLMEAIVGRLTKKSISHHSANDPKAVQKAAMEDLRAATAIASSSRLFGKTEEKIVLASAMFNVRKIKEIQLPIDQVYVLYANDNISQTLIKAHLDMHTRFPVCDVEDDRQTIIGYLNFKDIFFSTKISSGKETTARSIMRPIMRLDGDTMISTALQRMTREHQHISLVIDDNEQADKTITGIITLEDIFEELVGEIEDEYDYFPSYIRKFGSGIVASATSKMRDIYEELDLIASANMPYEITVEEWAKKKLGRPIFTNDRILADGMIMEPRKFRRHKMMEVMVTKDPEF
- a CDS encoding ribonuclease HII; this translates as MNELQRFDCEILQKNSCALIGIDEAGRGPLAGPVVACAVCAPKEIYHLFEDVNDSKKLTDVKREKIYARINGYKIAYGVGFASAKEIDEINILQATFLAMRRACQKFLDINEALALVDGNHKIKDFLLPQQTVIDGDAKSFSIAMASVIAKVHRDRYMRKAHELYPVYGFDGHKGYGSGKHIAAIKEHGPCKEHRMTFAPLKNLNQLEFL
- a CDS encoding YraN family protein — translated: MNKLGVESENAAANFLKKNGYKIIARNYAVQTGEVDIIASQGGLLKQKTLVFIEVKGRAYKAYGGPLAAVTKAKQNKIISAATIYVKENFPKFDSIRFDVVTVVDGKIEHIENAFIPQRGTL
- a CDS encoding purine-nucleoside phosphorylase, translating into MSQLAKVRKITAFINKKTKNFKPEIALITGSGLAGSVPELKNKTVIPYKNIPDFLNSTVSGHSGNLIFGTYKGKKLMVMQGRFHYYEGHCIKDIALAPRVMGMLGVKTLMVSAAVGSINAKLTPGSLAVLSDHINLMATNPLIGNYDPAFGQMFVDLSEAYDKKLVKLISSKAKKLKINNAPAVYIAVTGPNFETPSEIKAFRTLGADVVGMSVVHEVIASRQAGIKVCGCAWVTNLASGISKTPLSHAETLSETKKIEGKFKTLLENVIPEM
- a CDS encoding tetratricopeptide repeat protein, which produces MKKLIIFLSVCILGACASLPLPTSSEYVARGEGYHRDGKLEKAVKSFDKAVKINPGNAAAYASRGAAYFYMQDYEKASEDFIKAIDIDPANVAAYSALGASMAALGENEKALFFISKALENKPDNPESLLSRGSIFFAMEMYSDAVRDFSRVIELRPCVDAFIARAEAFKALGYNDYAEIDIQSAKSGRYPMHLNSLVNY
- a CDS encoding type IV pilin protein codes for the protein MVIVLIIGILAAIAVLQYTKAVNKSRISALVIMAKTAKDAQNRYFLQHGNYQRRLGSS